One window from the genome of Nicotiana sylvestris chromosome 9, ASM39365v2, whole genome shotgun sequence encodes:
- the LOC104229994 gene encoding protein unc-13 homolog, protein MPPATTMVHPPHNIKTQPSQKPDPNPSPLDDPIIVVDLVWPFEELEGLDRDDFREAAYEIFFTACRSSPGFGGRTTAISNSLNPSSEGSGDGNGSGPGPGSGSGLSGPGSPKPPGVGMAITSRVKTALGLKMLKKSPSCRTSTFNAPSSPNAGTPSPKAGSAVVPQAKIRRPLTSAEIMRLQMKVSEQSDNRLRKTLMRTLVGQMGRRAETIILPLELLRHLKPSEFNDPQEYHLWQKRQLRILEIGLLLHPSIPVEKDNASAARLREIIQACEYKPIDTSKNSETMRSLCNAVVSLAWRSADGAPNDTCRWADGFPLNIHIYTALLGSIFDLKDDTLVLNEVDELLELMKKTWSTLGVNRSIHNLCFTWVLFEQYVVTNQIEPDLLGATLTMLTEVANDAKKVDTERIYLKMLKNVLSSMKRWCEKRLLNYHASFHAENIVLMENIIPLMFSASKILEEDVPGSVSSAAEKGDVKDDTTGNRVNHFIRSSLRTAFSKILEERNINIVSFESEGVIDTLIKLANETEELATKEKEIFTPILKKWHPIAAGVAAVTLHTCYGSLLRQYLAGTTFLTSETALVLQRAGKLEKVLVQMVVEDSVDCEDGGKTMVREMIPYEVDSIKINLLRKWIQDSLKKGKEVLVRSKDSETWNPKSKSEPYAQSAIDLVKHAKEAVDNFFEIPIIITENLVNDLADGIENLFKDYVTFVASCGSKQSYMPTLPPLTRCGQDSRFVKLWKKAACSVGSNDPNQHLTDEDNNPRPSTSRGTQRLYIRLNTLHYLLQQLNSLDKTLSLSSRVIATPGSRYNKNRQLACCSFFDPTRSSIQAAVQYVSEVAAYRLIFFDSNNVFYASLYVNDVENARIRPALRILKQNLTLLCAILIDRAQPLALKEVMKASFEAYLMVLLAGGSRRNFSRMDHQMIEEDFESLKRVFCTCGEGLILEDVVEKEAKIGEGVVALMGQTTEQLVEDFSSVACESSGMGVVGTGQKLPMPPTTGKWNRSDANTILRVICYRNDKFANHFLKKTFHLAKRRG, encoded by the exons ATGCCGCCTGCCACCACTATGGTCCACCCTCCCCACAATATAAAAACTCAGCCCTCTCAAAAACCCGACCCGAATCCGTCACCGTTAGACGATCCGATCATCGTCGTCGACCTCGTATGGCCATTCGAGGAACTCGAAGGGCTCGATCGAGACGATTTTCGAGAGGCAGCTTACGAGATATTCTTCACGGCATGCCGGTCATCACCGGGGTTCGGTGGCAGAACGACGGCAATTTCTAATTCTCTCAATCCGTCGTCGGAGGGATCGGGAGATGGAAACGGGTCCGGGCCCGGGCCGGGTTCAGGTTCGGGCTTGTCGGGCCCTGGATCACCGAAGCCGCCCGGGGTAGGGATGGCAATAACTAGTAGGGTGAAAACGGCATTAGGATTAAAGATGTTGAAGAAGTCGCCGTCCTGTAGGACTAGTACTTTTAATGCTCCGTCTTCCCCTAATGCCGGGACGCCGAGCCCTAAAGCGGGCTCGGCAGTGGTGCCGCAGGCGAAGATACGGAGGCCGTTGACGTCGGCGGAGATTATGAGGCTGCAGATGAAAGTGTCGGAGCAGAGTGATAATAGGCTAAGGAAAACTCTTATGAGAACTCTTGTTGGCCAA ATGGGGAGGCGAGCAGAGACAATAATCCTACCATTGGAGCTTTTACGCCACCTTAAACCATCCGAATTCAACGATCCTCAAGAATACCATCTATGGCAAAAGCGCCAGCTTCGCATCCTTGAAATAGGCCTTCTCCTTCACCCCTCTATCCCCGTAGAAAAAGACAATGCATCCGCTGCGCGTTTAAGAGAGATCATTCAAGCTTGTGAGTACAAACCTATTGACACGAGCAAAAATTCCGAAACAATGAGATCACTCTGCAATGCTGTAGTTTCCTTAGCTTGGAGAAGTGCTGATGGTGCCCCTAACGATACTTGTCGTTGGGCGGATGGATTCCCTCTCAATATCCACATTTACACGGCTCTTTTAGGCTCGATCTTTGATCTTAAAGACGATACGTTAGTCCTCAATGAGGTCGATGAGCTTCTTGAATTGATGAAAAAGACATGGTCTACATTGGGTGTTAATAGATCAATTCATAACTTGTGTTTTACATGGGTACTTTTCGAGCAATATGTCGTGACTAACCAAATCGAGCCTGATCTTCTCGGTGCAACATTGACCATGTTAACAGAAGTTGCAAATGATGCTAAGAAGGTGGACACAGAGCGTATTTATCTGAAGATGTTAAAGAATGTTTTATCATCGATGAAACGATGGTGTGAGAAGAGATTGTTGAATTATCATGCAAGTTTTCACGCGGAAAATATTGTACTAATGGAAAATATAATTCCTCTTATGTTCTCTGCGTCAAAAATATTAGAGGAAGATGTTCCAGGATCTGTATCTTCTGCTGCTGAAAAAGGGGACGTGAAAGATGATACCACAGGGAATAGAGTGAATCACTTTATCCGTTCCTCTTTAAGAACTGCATTCAGTAAG ATCTTGGAAGAACGGAATATAAACATTGTGAGTTTTGAAAGTGAAGGCGTGATCGATACACTCATTAAGTTAGCTAATGAAACAGAAGAATTGGCAACTAAGGAGAAGGAAATATTTACTCCTATCCTCAAGAAATGGCATCCAATTGCAGCCGGAGTTGCAGCAGTGACATTACATACTTGTTATGGAAGTTTGTTAAGGCAATACTTAGCAGGAACAACATTTCTCACAAGCGAAACAGCGTTAGTATTGCAGAGAGCTGGAAAACTCGAAAAGGTTTTAGTCCAAATGGTAGTAGAGGACTCGGTCGATTGTGAAGATGGAGGCAAAACAATGGTGAGGGAAATGATTCCTTATGAAGTTGATTCAATCAAAATTAACCTATTGAGGAAATGGATCCAAGATAGTTTGAAGAAAGGGAAAGAGGTTCTTGTGAGATCAAAAGACTCTGAA ACATGGAATCCAAAGTCCAAAAGTGAGCCATATGCACAATCAGCCATTGATCTAGTGAAACATGCCAAGGAAGCAGTGGACAACTTCTTCGAGATTCCGATAATCATCACTGAGAATTTGGTCAATGATCTTGCTGATGGCATAGAAAACCTATTCAAAGATTATGTTACCTTTGTTGCATCATGTG GATCAAAACAGAGTTATATGCCTACACTCCCTCCTTTAACAAGATGTGGTCAAGACTCAAGATTTGTGAAACTGTGGAAGAAAGCTGCTTGCAGTGTCGGATCAAACGATCCGAACCAGCATTTGACAGACGAAGACAACAATCCGCGCCCTTCAACAAGCCGAGGAACTCAACGCCTTTATATAAGGCTTAACACCTTACATTACCTTCTTCAGCAACTCAATTCCCTCGACAAAACACTATCGCTCTCCTCAAGAGTTATCGCTACTCCAGGAAGTCGTTACAACAAGAACAGACAGCTCGCATGTTGTTCCTTCTTCGATCCAACACGTTCATCCATCCAAGCAGCCGTTCAATACGTATCAGAAGTTGCTGCTTATCGTCTGATCTTCTTCGATTCCAACAATGTATTCTACGCAAGCCTATACGTAAATGATGTTGAAAATGCACGTATTCGACCAGCTTTAAGGATACTTAAGCAGAACCTGACACTTTTATGTGCCATTCTCATCGACCGAGCTCAACCATTAGCACTCAAAGAAGTGATGAAGGCATCTTTTGAGGCCTATCTTATGGTTTTACTAGCCGGTGGAAGCCGACGAAACTTCTCCAGAATGGATCATCAAATGATTGAGGAAGATTTTGAGAGTTTAAAGAGAGTATTTTGTACTTGTGGAGAAGGATTAATACTAGAAGATGTGGTggaaaaagaagctaaaataggtGAAGGAGTTGTGGCATTAATGGGACAGACAACTGAACAATTAGTAGAAGATTTCAGCAGTGTGGCTTGTGAAAGTAGTGGAATGGGAGTTGTGGGAACAGGACAGAAACTACCTATGCCACCAACAACAGGAAAATGGAATAGATCAGATGCTAATACAATCTTGAGGGTAATTTGTTATAGAAATGATAAATTTGCTAATCATTTCTTAAAGAAAACATTTCACTTAGCAAAGAGAAGGGGTTGA